GGCGCGGCCTTCCCGGCGAGCGGGGTCTTTCCTGCGAACGCGGCCTTTCCGGCGGGCAGCGCCCGCCCGGTGGGCTCCGCCACGGTGCCCGGGGGCCCGCCGGCGCTCCCGGTGGTGAGGGTGATGTCGGTTTGCATGACACCGACGCTCGCGAGCCGCGCTGTCAGTCCCTTGTGCTGAAGCTGTGCTCCGCCTGTGAGTTCCCCTCGGACGGGGACGAGTCCGCCCCGGACGCGGGCAGGCGTCCCTCGGGCGCGGGCAGGTGTCCCTCCGATGCGGGCGAGGGCCCCTCTGGCGCTGGTGGGTTCCCCTCGGGCGCGGGCAGGTGGACGGTGCAGACGGTGCGGCCGGGCGCGCTCGTCACCGACACCTCTCCCCCGTGTGCCGTGACGACGGCCCGCACGATGGCCAGGCCGAGGCCGGTGCTGCCGTGCGCGCGGGAGCGCGAGGGGTCGCCGCGCGCGAAGCGTTCGAAGATGTGCGGCAGGGTCTGCGGCGGGATGCCGGGCCCGTCGTCCTCGATCCGCACCACCACGCCGCCCTCCCCCGCCTGGCGGACCCGCGCCGTCACCACCGTGCCTTCGGGGGTGTGGGTGCGGGCGTTGGCCAGCAGGTTCACCAGTACCTGCTGGAGCCGGGGCGCGTCACCGCGCACCAGTGCCGCCTCCTCGGGCAGGTCCAGCCCCCACCGGTGCCCGGGTCCCGCCGCGCTGGCGTCGCTCACCGCGTCCACGACCAGCGGCGACAGGTCGAGCGTGAGGGTGCTCAGCGGACGTCCGGTATCCAGCCGGGCGAGCAGCAACAGGTCCTCGACCAGGCCCGTCATGCGCGTCGACTCCGACTCGATGCGGGAGAGCGCGTGCCGGGTGTCGGGGCCGACGGGTTCGCGGCCCCGGTGGGTGAGTTCGGCGTAGCCGCGGATCGAGGCCAGCGGGGTGCGCAGTTCGTGGCTGGCGTCGGCGACGAAGCGGCGTACTCGCAGCTCGCTCTCGTACCGCGCGGCCAGCGCTGAACCGACGTGGCCCAGCATTCTGTTGAGCGCGGCGCCCACCTGGCCGATCTCGGTGCGCGGGTCGGTGTCCCGCTCCGGGACCCGTTCGTGGAGCACCACCTCGCCCTGGTGCAGCGGGAGTTCGGAGACGCGTGTGGCGGTCTGGGCCATGCGGCGCAGCGGGCGCAGGGCCATCCGTACGCTGGCGGCGCCCGCGATCCCCGCGGCTACCAGCCCGGCCGCCGAGACGCAGACCTCGACCACCACCAGCGTGCTGAGGGTGTCCTCGACCTGGGCGGTCGGCAGCCCGACGAGCAGGGTGCCGCCCTCGACCGGCTGGGACGTCATCCGGTAGCCGCCCGCGTGGGGGACGTCCACGCTGTGTGTCGCGCCGTCGAGGGGGACCTGTTCGAGCGCGTTGGTCTGCTCCCGGCTGAGCTGCTCGGCGGCGACCCGGGGCTCGGAGGTCTCGCTCTGCACGCTGATGCCGCCGCGCTCGACGCTGTCGCCGTCCCCTCCCCCATCCCCGTCGTGGTCGGGGATGAGTGCGCCGATCGTGCCCACAGGCTGCCCACCCATGACGAGAAACCGCAGGTCGACAGGGTGCGGGGGCCTGTCCCTGCCGGGCGGCGGTCCTGCGGCACGCCGGGCGACGTCGGAGAGCTGGGTGTCGAGCTGGCTGCCGAGGTACGAGTGCAGGGCGATCGTCGTCACCATGCTGATGACCGCGGCGACCACCGCGATCAGCGCGACGGACGAGACGACCAGCCGGGTCCGCAGCGAGCGGGGCTTGCTCATGGGAGGAGGTCAGCCTTCCGGTGTCGCCGGTGTCGCGGCCTTGATGACGTACCCGGCGCCGCGCCGGGTGTGGATCATCGGGGTCCGCCCGGCGTCGATCTTGCGGCGCAGGTAGGAGATGTACAGCTCGACGACGTTGGCCTGGCCGCCGAAGTCGTAGTTCCAGACCCGGTCCAGGATCTGGGCCTTGCTGAGCACCCTGCGCGGGTTGCGCATCAGATAGCGCAGCAGCTCGAACTCGGTGGCGGTCAGCTGTACGTCGTCGCCGCCGCGGGTGACCTCGTGACTCTCCTCGTCCAGCACCAGGTCGCCGACGACGAGCAGCGAGGCGTTCCGCGCGGTGGCGGCGCCCGCCCGGCGCAGCAGTCCGCGCAGCCGGGCGACGACCTCCTCCAGGCTGAAGGGCTTGGTGACGTAGTCGTCGCCGCCGGCCGTCAGCCCGGCGATCCGGTCCTCGACCGCGTCCTTGGCGGTGAGGAAGAGCACCGGCACCTGTGGGACCTCCCGCCGCAGCTTGCTGAGCACGGTGAGCCCGTCCATGTCGGGCAGCATCACATCCAGCACCACCGTGTCGGGGCCCCAGGCGCGGGCCGTACGCAGCGCGGAGGCGCCGTCCCCCTCCGCCCTGACCTCCCAGCCCTCGTAGCGCAGTGCCATCGACAGCAGCTCGCTCAGCGAGGGCTCGTCGTCCACCACGAGCACCCGCACCGGTCCGCCGTCCTGCCGCCGCAGCCCCGTGCGCACGGGCGCGGGCGTGGCGGGGTTGGTGGGTGCGGGGGCGTGCGGGGGCGCGGGCGGGGAGACGGCGGAGGGATCGCTCATAGGTCCAGGCTGCCGCCCGTCGCTGAGAGCCGGCTGTGCGCTGCCTGTGAA
This sequence is a window from Streptomyces sp. NBC_01775. Protein-coding genes within it:
- a CDS encoding response regulator transcription factor, with the translated sequence MSDPSAVSPPAPPHAPAPTNPATPAPVRTGLRRQDGGPVRVLVVDDEPSLSELLSMALRYEGWEVRAEGDGASALRTARAWGPDTVVLDVMLPDMDGLTVLSKLRREVPQVPVLFLTAKDAVEDRIAGLTAGGDDYVTKPFSLEEVVARLRGLLRRAGAATARNASLLVVGDLVLDEESHEVTRGGDDVQLTATEFELLRYLMRNPRRVLSKAQILDRVWNYDFGGQANVVELYISYLRRKIDAGRTPMIHTRRGAGYVIKAATPATPEG
- a CDS encoding HAMP domain-containing sensor histidine kinase, translating into MSKPRSLRTRLVVSSVALIAVVAAVISMVTTIALHSYLGSQLDTQLSDVARRAAGPPPGRDRPPHPVDLRFLVMGGQPVGTIGALIPDHDGDGGGDGDSVERGGISVQSETSEPRVAAEQLSREQTNALEQVPLDGATHSVDVPHAGGYRMTSQPVEGGTLLVGLPTAQVEDTLSTLVVVEVCVSAAGLVAAGIAGAASVRMALRPLRRMAQTATRVSELPLHQGEVVLHERVPERDTDPRTEIGQVGAALNRMLGHVGSALAARYESELRVRRFVADASHELRTPLASIRGYAELTHRGREPVGPDTRHALSRIESESTRMTGLVEDLLLLARLDTGRPLSTLTLDLSPLVVDAVSDASAAGPGHRWGLDLPEEAALVRGDAPRLQQVLVNLLANARTHTPEGTVVTARVRQAGEGGVVVRIEDDGPGIPPQTLPHIFERFARGDPSRSRAHGSTGLGLAIVRAVVTAHGGEVSVTSAPGRTVCTVHLPAPEGNPPAPEGPSPASEGHLPAPEGRLPASGADSSPSEGNSQAEHSFSTRD